In one window of Trachemys scripta elegans isolate TJP31775 chromosome 5, CAS_Tse_1.0, whole genome shotgun sequence DNA:
- the LOC117878033 gene encoding caltractin — MAFGVTSQCPPHLTGPEYGGGLGFGGVLAGDWTSRAAGPRRGAQCRLVVEQLTPRISPTQRPASPSAACRMASNYRKAGLGAAQRKKSGLKPELTEEQKQEIREAFDLFDTDGSGSIDVKELKVAMRALGFEPKKEEVKKMIADIDKEGSGTIDFEDFLAMMTQKMNEKDSKEEILKAFRLFDDDGTGKISFKNLKRVAKELGENLTDEELQEMIDEADRDGDGEVNEQEFLRIMKKTSLY; from the exons ATGGCGTTCGGTGTGACCTCACAATGCCCGCCGCACCTGACTGGCCCCGAGTATGGAGGCGGACTGGGCTTCGGGGGCGTTCTCGCTGGTGATTGGACGAGCCGCGCTGCCGGACCCAGGAGAGGCGCTCAGTGTAGGTTGGTGGTAGAACAATTGACGCCCCGCATCAGCCCCACCCAGCGCCCCGCGAGCCCCAGTGCCGCGTGTCGGATG GCATCTAACTATAGAAAAGCTGGCTTGGGTGCTGCCCAGCGGAAGAAAAGTGGATTGAAACCAGAACTAACTGAAGAACAAAAGCAGGAGATCAGAGAAGCTTTTGATTTGTTTGATACTGATGGATCTGGAAGCATTGATGTAAAAGAACTGAAG GTAGCAATGCGTGCTCTAGGCTTTGAgccaaagaaagaagaagttaaAAAAATGATAGCAGATATCGACAAAGAAGGAAGTGGCACAATTGATTTTGAAGACTTTTTGGCCATGATGACCCAAAAAATG AATGAGAAAGATTCAAAAGAAGAAATCTTGAAAGCCTTCAGATTATTTGATGATGATGggacaggaaagatttctttcaaaaatttaaagaGAGTTGCCAAGGAGCTAGGAGAGAATTTAACAGATGAAGAATTGCAG GAAATGATTGATGAAGCTGATCGAGATGGAGATGGAGAAGTAAATGAGCAAGAATTTTTGAGAATCATGAAGAAGACAAGCCTATATTAA